One genomic segment of Mastomys coucha isolate ucsf_1 unplaced genomic scaffold, UCSF_Mcou_1 pScaffold22, whole genome shotgun sequence includes these proteins:
- the Spon2 gene encoding spondin-2 yields the protein MENVSLSLGRALWVFLLAMLGSTTGQPLGGESVCTARPLARYSITFIGKWSQTAFPKQYPLFRPPAQWSSLLGAAHSSDYSMWRKNEYVSNGLRDFAERGEAWALMKEIEAAGEKLQSVHTVFSAPAVPSGTGQTSAELEVHPRHSLVSFVVRIVPSPDWFVGIDSLNLCEGGRWKEQVVLDLYPHDAGTDSGFTFSSPNFATIPQDTVTEITASSPSHPANSFYYPRLKSLPPIAKVTFLRLRQSPRAFAPPSLDLASRGNEIVDSLSVPETPLDCEVSLWSSWGLCGGPCGKLGAKSRTRYVRVQPANNGTPCPELEEEAECAPDNCV from the exons ATGGAAAACGTGAGTCTTTCTCTGGGCAGAGCTCTTTGGGTCTTCCTCCTGGCCATGCTAGGCTCCACCACAGGCCAGCCGCTGGGGGGAGAATCTGTCTGTACAGCCCGGCCTCTGGCTAGATACAGCATCACCTTCATTGGCAAGTGGAGCCAGACAGCATTTCCCAAGCAGTATCCTCTGTTCCGGCCCCCTGCACAGTGGTCCTCTCTGCTGG GGGCAGCTCACAGCTCTGACTACAGCATGTGGCGGAAGAATGAGTACGTCAGCAATGGGCTGAGGGACTTTGCTGAGCGGGGTGAGGCCTGGGCACTGATGAAGGAGATCGAAGCTGCAGGAGAGAAGCTCCAGAGTGTGCACACGGTATTCTCAGCCCCTGCTGTCCCTAGCGGTACCGGGCAGACTTCTGCAGAATTAGAGGTGCACCCTAGGCACTCGCTG GTGTCCTTCGTGGTACGCATTGTCCCCAGCCCCGACTGGTTTGTGGGCATCGACAGTCTGAACCTGTGTGAGGGAGGCCGCTGGAAGGAGCAGGTGGTCCTCGATCTTTACCCGCATGATGCAGGGACTGACAGTGGTTTCACCTTCTCCTCCCCTAACTTTGCAACCATCCCACAAGACACCGTGACTGAG ATCACAGCCTCATCGCCCAGCCACCCAGCAAACTCATTCTACTACCCACGCCTCAAGTCCTTGCCTCCCATTGCCAAAGTGACCTTCTTGCGGCTACGGCAGAGTCCCAGAGCCTTTGCCCCACCTTCCCTGGACTTGGCCAGCAGAGGCAATGAGATCGTTGACAGTCTCTCAG TTCCAGAGACACCGCTGGACTGCGAAGTTTCCCTGTGGTCGTCCTGGGGACTGTGTGGAGGACCATGTGGAAAGTTGGGAGCCAAGAGCAGAACTCGCTACGTCCGTGTTCAGCCTGCTAACAATGGGACTCCCTGTCCCGAGCTTGAAGAAGAGGCCGAGTGTGCCCCAGATAACTGCGTCTAA